A single window of Terriglobia bacterium DNA harbors:
- a CDS encoding acireductone dioxygenase has translation MAVVTIPEENRTLSDPAEITSYLAGIGIDYEQWNTDVEIEEGASPEEVLQAYAPHIEQLKARGGYVTADVIDVNPKTSGLETMLAKFNIEHTHDEDEVRFIVAGRGLFHIHPQGKPVVGIEVVAGDLIRVPRGTLHWFNLCVDRRIRAIRLFQDVGGWTPHYTGSGVDRKFQPVCFGPTYIPPQTTVS, from the coding sequence ATGGCTGTTGTTACTATTCCAGAAGAAAATCGCACACTGTCCGATCCCGCAGAAATCACCTCATATCTGGCCGGTATCGGGATTGATTACGAGCAGTGGAACACGGATGTGGAAATTGAAGAAGGCGCCTCGCCCGAGGAAGTTTTGCAGGCTTATGCGCCGCACATCGAGCAATTAAAGGCCCGCGGCGGATATGTTACGGCCGATGTCATCGACGTAAATCCCAAGACCTCAGGCCTGGAAACCATGCTCGCAAAATTCAATATAGAGCACACCCATGATGAAGATGAGGTGCGTTTTATTGTTGCTGGACGGGGATTGTTCCACATTCATCCCCAAGGCAAACCGGTGGTCGGCATTGAGGTAGTCGCCGGCGACCTGATTCGAGTGCCACGGGGAACACTGCATTGGTTCAATTTATGCGTGGACCGCCGCATCCGCGCCATACGTCTGTTCCAGGATGTGGGCGGGTGGACACCGCATTACACCGGAAGTGGTGTGGACCGCAAATTTCAGCCTGTATGCTTTGGTCCAACCTACATACCGCCGCAGACCACTGTCAGCTAA
- the mtnB gene encoding methylthioribulose 1-phosphate dehydratase, with amino-acid sequence MAFPISSRGNTGLTVRQENDHEFEELSSALAGIGKDFYSRGWVFGTGGNFSAVLSGDPRRLAITPTSVDKGTLAPSDILEINEAGEVLTGRSRPSFEYLIHLAIVRAQNAGAVLHTHSIWATVLSEREVSRNGLSIEGYEMLKGLEGVKTHEHREWVPILKNSQDMVQLSGLVETTLNQSPNAHGILLHGHGLYTWGRTLQEAKRHVEIFEFLFEVLGRTTFGREQRSP; translated from the coding sequence ATGGCCTTCCCAATATCAAGTCGCGGCAATACCGGCCTGACGGTCCGCCAGGAGAATGACCACGAGTTCGAGGAACTCTCATCTGCCCTGGCTGGCATCGGCAAGGATTTCTACTCTCGTGGCTGGGTATTTGGCACCGGAGGCAACTTCAGTGCCGTGCTCAGCGGCGATCCGCGGCGGCTGGCCATTACGCCTACCTCGGTGGACAAAGGTACACTTGCTCCTTCTGACATCCTGGAAATCAATGAAGCAGGAGAGGTACTGACTGGGCGGTCGCGCCCTTCCTTTGAGTACCTCATTCATCTCGCTATTGTGCGGGCACAGAATGCGGGCGCGGTCCTGCATACTCATTCAATCTGGGCCACGGTCCTTTCCGAGCGCGAAGTCTCGCGCAACGGACTTAGCATAGAAGGATATGAAATGCTGAAAGGTCTCGAGGGCGTCAAGACCCACGAGCACCGGGAATGGGTGCCTATTCTCAAAAACTCTCAAGACATGGTTCAACTGTCGGGCCTGGTAGAAACCACGCTGAACCAGAGCCCGAATGCCCATGGCATCCTGCTTCACGGCCATGGCTTATATACCTGGGGACGAACGCTGCAGGAGGCGAAACGTCACGTTGAAATTTTCGAGTTCCTGTTTGAAGTTCTCGGCCGGACCACGTTCGGGCGGGAACAACGTTCACCATAG
- a CDS encoding cyclic peptide export ABC transporter: protein MEIVRFFLKHSRKAVVASLVAGVFSGACNAALLAVINLLLKRDGSSGPRVVLAFVGLCLVLPLSRFVSEVLLNNLGQDSLYSLRIQISRQALAAPLRHLEQLGIHRVLSALTDDLPVITNTAQVLPLVCLNATVIIGCLLYIGLLSWKVLSIILLFVFLGSACYQFPVLKAQGIFRRARKDGEALLKHFQALLYGSKELKLHKDRRDAFFSSLLDRTASSFRSHYKTAMMIYTASATWGQTLVFIVVGLVLIAFPASRGLSRDTLTGCTLALLSMMTPLQVIMNMAPTLARANVAIRNVKELGFQLSSQVENEDEAAGAANELRDWQELRFKAVTHSYRREGELENFVLGPLDVHFCRGELVFITGGNGSGKTTFVKLLTGLYSPEQGEITIDGELSVNHAQQRERYRGYFTAVFSDFFLFDQLLGLPDAAVASTADAYLRQLKLAHKVKVENGTLSTTELSQGQRKRLALLTAYLEDRQVYVFDEWAADQDPYFKDIFYLQILPELKARGKTIFVISHDDRYYHVADRIIKFDEGQIVSDLKGEASRRVHVVAVNQ from the coding sequence ATGGAGATTGTAAGGTTCTTTCTGAAGCACTCCCGCAAAGCTGTGGTGGCCAGTTTGGTAGCGGGCGTTTTCAGCGGCGCGTGCAATGCGGCGCTGCTCGCCGTGATCAACCTGTTACTGAAAAGAGACGGGAGCAGTGGTCCGCGGGTTGTGCTTGCGTTTGTGGGCCTCTGCCTTGTGCTGCCGCTTTCACGTTTTGTCTCAGAAGTTCTTCTGAATAATCTTGGTCAGGACTCTCTTTATTCTCTCCGCATACAGATAAGCCGCCAGGCCCTGGCGGCGCCATTGCGTCACCTGGAGCAACTCGGGATACACCGGGTGCTGTCCGCTCTTACCGATGATCTGCCGGTCATTACCAACACGGCACAGGTCCTCCCGCTGGTGTGCCTGAACGCTACTGTGATAATCGGCTGTCTTTTGTATATCGGACTGCTTTCATGGAAGGTGCTCTCCATCATTCTCCTATTCGTTTTTTTGGGAAGTGCCTGCTATCAGTTCCCGGTATTAAAGGCGCAGGGCATTTTCCGCCGGGCCCGGAAAGATGGAGAGGCTCTGCTGAAGCATTTCCAGGCCCTGCTCTATGGGTCGAAAGAACTCAAACTGCACAAGGACCGCCGCGATGCATTCTTCTCCAGCCTCCTTGATCGGACGGCATCATCTTTCCGTTCCCACTACAAGACGGCGATGATGATTTATACGGCGTCGGCAACGTGGGGGCAGACGCTGGTGTTTATTGTGGTAGGTCTCGTCCTTATCGCGTTTCCTGCTTCTCGCGGACTGAGTCGTGACACCCTGACCGGGTGTACGCTCGCCCTGCTCTCTATGATGACACCCTTACAGGTCATCATGAACATGGCTCCCACCCTTGCCCGGGCCAACGTGGCCATCAGAAACGTGAAAGAGCTTGGGTTCCAGCTTTCTTCCCAGGTGGAAAACGAGGACGAGGCCGCTGGGGCCGCCAATGAACTCCGCGACTGGCAGGAATTGCGGTTCAAAGCAGTCACTCACTCCTACCGTCGTGAAGGCGAGCTGGAAAATTTTGTGCTCGGACCACTCGATGTTCATTTTTGCCGGGGTGAGCTGGTTTTCATTACCGGAGGGAACGGCAGCGGTAAAACTACTTTCGTCAAACTGCTCACAGGCCTCTATTCCCCTGAGCAGGGTGAGATAACCATTGACGGAGAATTATCCGTCAATCACGCGCAGCAAAGGGAAAGATATCGTGGATACTTCACCGCAGTCTTTTCTGACTTCTTTTTGTTCGATCAATTACTGGGATTGCCCGACGCGGCGGTGGCGAGCACCGCGGATGCCTATCTGCGACAACTGAAGCTGGCTCATAAAGTCAAAGTTGAGAACGGAACGCTTTCCACCACTGAGCTCTCGCAAGGACAACGTAAACGGCTGGCCCTGCTCACAGCCTATCTGGAAGACCGGCAGGTCTATGTGTTTGACGAATGGGCCGCCGACCAGGACCCATATTTTAAAGATATTTTCTACCTTCAGATTCTGCCGGAACTGAAGGCCAGAGGTAAAACCATATTCGTGATCAGCCACGACGATCGCTATTATCACGTGGCCGATCGAATTATTAAATTTGACGAAGGCCAGATTGTCAGTGATCTCAAGGGAGAGGCCTCCCGCAGAGTTCATGTGGTGGCGGTAAACCAGTGA
- a CDS encoding MBL fold metallo-hydrolase translates to MNREPLYLRQNIQVEPLVDHWYAWPYLIPPATYARNMCGRHFKIMDSYIAAPQVHAEAVKNPRMLGGPFIDYGGKRADEIKALRDRTKQERSNLVELSAAIDQLNTMLRSKANGLWMHPLYNDVPDALRGYVELVYDLNNNPSFRLIEPLLYKSEYYHPEAQSLMLSPIQEDDRPFVLSTPRLETPGSLHLKIPFADRSIDELFRLKFSPKPMNKIRDMVDVPAGSEALFESFFTPEPPRPYKPYTGKGIRWRYFGHACILVETGGVSMLFDPVLSYTYESKISRYTYLDLPEVIDYVLITHNHQDHVLFETLLQLRHKIRHIVVPRGGGGPLQDPSLKLLLQSCGFPSVMELQELETLQSDEMQIMGVPFMGEHCDLDIRTKMAYLVKTSRSSLLFAADSCNIEPAIYKNIQREVGDLNALFLGMECDGAPLSWLYGPLLSRPLERDHDQSRRLYGSNFDQALDLVKQFRCREVYVYAMGQEPWLNYVMSLKYTEESRPIIESNKLLDYCKRHGIVAERLFGEKEILIESVAATSVA, encoded by the coding sequence ATGAATCGAGAACCGCTTTATTTACGGCAAAATATCCAGGTTGAACCACTCGTAGACCATTGGTATGCGTGGCCTTATTTAATCCCGCCCGCAACTTATGCGCGGAACATGTGCGGACGGCACTTCAAGATCATGGATTCCTACATCGCAGCTCCTCAGGTGCATGCCGAAGCGGTCAAGAATCCCCGCATGCTGGGAGGACCGTTTATTGACTATGGCGGCAAGAGGGCGGATGAGATCAAGGCACTGCGTGACAGGACAAAACAGGAACGCAGCAACCTGGTTGAACTTTCCGCGGCCATTGATCAGCTCAACACCATGCTACGCTCCAAAGCGAATGGCTTGTGGATGCATCCTTTATACAACGACGTTCCCGACGCCCTGCGCGGCTACGTTGAGCTGGTCTATGACCTGAACAACAATCCCTCATTCCGGCTGATTGAGCCGCTGCTCTACAAAAGCGAGTACTACCATCCTGAGGCGCAGAGCTTAATGTTGTCGCCGATCCAAGAGGATGATCGGCCGTTTGTGCTGAGCACTCCCCGCCTGGAGACGCCCGGCAGCCTGCATTTGAAGATCCCCTTTGCCGATCGCTCAATTGATGAACTTTTCCGCCTCAAGTTTTCTCCCAAGCCCATGAACAAGATCAGGGACATGGTCGATGTGCCTGCCGGCTCGGAAGCATTGTTTGAGTCATTCTTTACGCCCGAGCCGCCGCGCCCGTACAAACCTTATACCGGGAAAGGGATCCGCTGGCGCTACTTCGGGCATGCGTGCATTCTGGTTGAGACCGGCGGCGTCAGCATGCTCTTCGATCCAGTCCTGAGCTATACCTATGAGAGCAAAATTTCACGGTACACCTATCTGGATTTGCCCGAGGTGATCGATTACGTGCTGATCACGCACAATCATCAGGACCACGTCCTGTTTGAAACCCTCCTGCAGCTTCGCCACAAGATACGCCACATCGTGGTGCCGCGCGGCGGTGGTGGTCCTTTGCAGGACCCATCCCTGAAGCTGCTCCTTCAGAGTTGCGGATTCCCGTCAGTCATGGAATTGCAGGAGCTCGAAACGTTGCAATCCGACGAAATGCAAATCATGGGCGTGCCATTCATGGGCGAGCATTGTGACCTGGATATCCGGACGAAAATGGCATATCTGGTTAAAACCTCCCGGAGTTCTCTGCTGTTTGCGGCTGACTCATGCAATATCGAGCCGGCGATTTATAAGAACATACAGCGTGAGGTCGGCGATCTGAATGCCTTGTTCCTGGGCATGGAATGCGATGGAGCCCCTCTCTCCTGGCTCTATGGTCCGCTGCTCAGCCGGCCTCTTGAGCGGGACCATGACCAGTCAAGACGGCTCTACGGATCGAATTTCGACCAGGCGCTGGACCTGGTGAAGCAGTTCCGCTGCCGTGAAGTGTATGTCTATGCCATGGGACAGGAGCCATGGCTCAATTATGTGATGAGCCTGAAGTACACCGAAGAAAGCCGTCCTATTATCGAGTCCAACAAGCTGCTGGATTATTGCAAGCGGCACGGAATCGTTGCGGAACGCCTCTTCGGCGAAAAAGAGATACTCATAGAATCTGTTGCGGCTACTTCAGTCGCGTGA